ATTACCGGATGGTCTGAGCGATACGAAGTTCCCAGATCTCCGCGAAACACATCGAACACATACTGGATGTATTGCAGCGGAAGAGGTCGATCAAGTCCCAGATCATGGCGGATGGCTTGTACCGTTTCTTCAGATGCCCCGTCTCCGGCGATGAGAACGGCAGGGTCTCCGGGGACCATTTGCATAATGAGAAAGACAACCAGAATGACGCCAAATATAACGGGAACGGTCTGAATGAGGCGTCGCACAATGTAAGTCAGCATATAGGATGTTCTCTTCCTTTCATGAGCAAAGTTATTTTAATTTGGGGTCAAGTGCATCACGTAGACCATCACCAAACAGATTGAAGCCAATTACAAGTGTGGAGATGGCGAGGCCGGGGAAAAGAGCCAAGTATGGGGCACTGAACATGTAATCACGTCCACTGCTTAACAGGGCGCCCCATTCTGCGGAAGGAGGCTGAGCACCCAGACCTAGAAAGGAAAGACCTGCTGCGGACAGAATGGCAGTTGCGAGGCGCAACGTAATCTGCACGATTATAGGCGACATAATATTGGGCAATATGTGCACGAGAATGATTCGCAGATCACTTCCGCCAAGCGTGCGTATGGAATCAATGTATTCGAGCTTCCGGACCGTCAGTGTTGAGCCTCTTACAATTCGTGCAAACATGGGAATGGAGAAGACACCAACAGCAATCATGACATTGATCAGGCTTGCTCCCAGTGCACTGACGATAGCCAAAGCGAGCAAAATACCCGGGAAGGCCAGAAGGATATCCATGATTCTCATAATAATGGCATCCATCCAACCGCCGTAGTAACCAGCTATCAGTCCCAGGAGCACACCGAAGATTGCACCAATACTTACAGCAGCAATACCGATTAATAGGGATAAACGTGTTCCGTAGATGATGCGGCTAAGCAGGTCGCGACCCTTATCATCCGTACCCATCCAGTGATCCCAGGAGGGGAGAAGTAATTTGTCAGGCAGATGGATGTTATAAGGATCGTATGGAGCAATCCACGGGGCAAAAAGAGCAACAATAATATAGAAGAGAACAATGAGGCCTCCGGCAGAGGCTAGTTTGTTTGCTGCCATACGGGTAAGAAACTTACGTAGTTGACCAGGTCTTATTACCGTGTGTGGAGCAGCAGGTGTGATCGCAGATTGATTCATAGGAGCCTCCCTTATCGCTTGATATGTTAATAAAACTAACACACAATAGTGAAAAATAAAGGATTTTTACACATGAAGTAAAAATAACGAAAATTTAAGTAAAGATCATGTAAATAAACATGACAATTAATCGCTAGAATGGAATTCAAGGCAGGATTGATAGCCTCCAACTCCAAAACAAAGAATTAAGAAGGGGGAGATGCGAATTGGACTACATGAATTCAACAGACTACTGGCTGCTTAATGTTCAGATTGAACGCCGCTATGTCTATGACGGGGATGCTGTACGGGGTACGGAAACAGAACTTAGTCATGTACAGATTAGAGAAGGGGTGATTGTGCAAGTCATTGCGGCTGACAGGATGAATTCGGTCAACATGGACGGAGAACAGATTCTGGCGGAGCCTGCGTATGATGGCAGAGGAATGTTGATGTTACCTTCATTTACTGAGAAGCATGTTCATCTGGATAAAACGTTGCTGGGCGAACCTTGGCAAGCGGTTATACCCGCCAGCGGGGTGGCCGGCAGATGTGAAATCGAAAAAAGGCTTCTTCCGCAGCTTGTCACACCGCCGTTGCAAAGGGCTGAACTTCTGCTTAAACGTCTGATTGAAGCAGGTTCTACTCATATACGGACCCATATCGATGTGTATCCTGAAGCAGGAACGAAACAACTGGAACCCGTATTGAACTTGTTCCATTCTTATCGTCATCAGATTACACATGAGGTTGTGGCGTTCCCCCAGCATGGTTTATTGCGC
This Paenibacillus xylanexedens DNA region includes the following protein-coding sequences:
- a CDS encoding ABC transporter permease, translated to MNQSAITPAAPHTVIRPGQLRKFLTRMAANKLASAGGLIVLFYIIVALFAPWIAPYDPYNIHLPDKLLLPSWDHWMGTDDKGRDLLSRIIYGTRLSLLIGIAAVSIGAIFGVLLGLIAGYYGGWMDAIIMRIMDILLAFPGILLALAIVSALGASLINVMIAVGVFSIPMFARIVRGSTLTVRKLEYIDSIRTLGGSDLRIILVHILPNIMSPIIVQITLRLATAILSAAGLSFLGLGAQPPSAEWGALLSSGRDYMFSAPYLALFPGLAISTLVIGFNLFGDGLRDALDPKLK